Sequence from the Aerococcus tenax genome:
TGCTGCTGCTGATGAATTAGACGTGCCATTGTATAACTACTTAGGTGGATTCAATGCCCATGTTTTACCTACTCCAATGATGAATATTGTTAACGGTGGTTCTCACTCAGACGCACCAATTGCCTTCCAAGAATTTATGATTGTGCCTGCAGGGGCTCCTTCATTTAGAGAAGCTTTACGTTGGGGTGCTGAAACCTTCCACGCTTTGAAAGGCATTCTTAAAGGCCGCGGTTTAGAAACTTCCGTTGGTGACGAAGGTGGTTTTGCTCCTCGCTTTGAAGGTACTGAAGACGCTTTACAAACCATTATTGACGCGATCGAAGCTGCTGGACGTAAAGCCGGTGAAGATATCTTTATCGCTTTAGACTGTGCTTCTTCTGAATTCTACATTGATGGAAAATATGACTACACCAAATTCGAAGGTGAAGGCGCTGCTGTTCGCTCTGCTGCTGAACAAGTTGAATACATCGAAGAATTAGTTAACAAATACCCAATCATCTCTGTTGAAGATGGTATGGATGAAAATGACTGGGAAGGTTTCAAATTATTAACCGAACGTATCGGTGATAAAGTACAATTAGTTGGTGATGACCTCTATGTAACTAATACCGACTACTTGAAACGTGGTATTGAAGAAGGCATTGCAAACTCAATCTTAATTAAGGTTAACCAAATTGGTACCTTAACTGAAACCTTCAACGCTATCGAAATGGCTAAACGTGCTAACTACACCGCCGTTGTTTCCCACCGTTCTGGTGAAACTGAAGATGCAACCATCGCTGACATTGCTGTAGCAACCAACGCTGGTCAAATTAAGACTGGTTCCTTATCACGTACTGACCGGATGGCTAAATACAACCAATTACTACGTATTGAAGACCAACTTGGTGAAACTGCTGAATACCAAGGAATCCATGCATTCTACAACTTAAGCAAATAATCCAATAAGTAAATTTAAAAACGTTTTTAATTAATAAGGTGGGTCGCTCCCACCTTTTTATTTTTACTCTAATGGGGATGACCTTCTTGAAAACTAAGAGGCTTTTCGTGTTAAATAAAGTGTGCTAAGATAGAAATTAATGATTCCAGGGAACAAGGAGGGATTAAATGTCTCAAACAGAAGACCGCCAAGCTTGGATAGAACAACGTAAGAGCGACAATTATATTTTTGCTGATGTCATCCAACAGGCTGATGATCGCTATTTAATCAATGGCCAAGCTTTTCAAGTGGTTAAGGATGCTGAAGCGGGCATCGATAAGCAGGAGTTAGCTAACCGCTATATGGATATTTTGGATAGCTATGACTATGTGGTGGGCGATTGGAGCTTCCAACAATTGCGTTTGAAGGGTTTTTATGAAGATAAATTACCCCACACCAGTATTGACCAGCAAATTTCTTTTTTAGATGATTATTTGTATGAATATTGTAGTTTTGGTTGCGATTATTTTGTTTTAAAGCACCTGCGTAGTGAAGAAGAAATCAATGAACGTAACCGCCAATTGAAGAGTAAACGGAATAATCAAAATTCTAAGCGCAAGAAGAGAAGGAACAGTCGTCATAATAACCAAGGAAATAATCATAAAAAAGCTTCTAAAAAACAAACGAAGACAGTGGGTAAACGCTTCTCGGTGAAAAAGAAAAATTCCAGTCGTAAAGCCAATGCTGTTAAAGTAACTGATAAAAAAACGTTTAAAATAAGGAAAAAGTGATGAGAAAAGCTAAGAAGATAAAAGGCTTATTGATTGATTTGGATGGAACGGTTTATCGTGGGAAAAGTTCTATTAAGGGAGCTAAAGCATTTATTGAAAAACTCATTACTAGTCAAATGCCCTTTTTATTTTTAACCAATAATTCCATGAGGTCCCACCAAGAAGTCCAAGCTTTCCTAGAAAAAGAACATCATATCTTGGTTGATCCAGAAAGGGTTTATAGTAGTGTAGATGCCTTAGTTTATGCTCTGGAAGACGCTTACCACCAGGTCGATCACCAACAGGCCGCTTATATTATTGGTAGTGAAATTCTTAAAAAGAGTGTCAGTGACTTAGGCTTTGAACTAAGAACAAATATTGATCAGCAGATTGACCTAGTAGTCGTAGGCTTGAATCAAAGTGTTTTTTATGATCAGCTCGCTCAAGCAGCTATTGCAGTCCAAAGAGGGGCGGATTTTTACTTAACTAACCCGGATATACAATTTCCAGATGAACGAGGATTTGTGCCCGGTGCTGGCTCACTAGGTCGTATGATCAGTGAGGTAAGTCGGACGCGTCCGATGGTTTGTGGCAAACCAGAAAAATTGATTATGTCCGGTGCCTTAGCTAAGCTAGGTCTTCAAGCCGATGAAGTGGCCATGCTGGGTGATAACTTAACCACCGATATTTTAGCGGCAAATCGTATGGATATGCCGGCGATATTAATTGAGACCGGTGTCCATCATAAAGAAGACTTAGAAGATTTTTCTGCTAAGCCAGATTATATCGTTAAAGATTATGAGGAATTAGGAAAATTATGGCAAGAAATATCCGATTTTACTTAGGACTTAGCAGCCTGGTGCTTTTTATATTGTGTGGAGCGATTACCTTCACGATTTGGTTTACCCCACTCTATTATCTGAGTGCATATCTTGAAGATGTCAATCAAGTCGTTGATTTATCATGGTTGGAGATTTTCCAGGACTACCATCGTATTATTGCTTACCTCAATTTCCCGTGGATTGAACACTTGTCCTTACAGCATTTTCCGATGAGTCCAAAAGGGATCTTTCATTTTTATGAAGTAAAGCGGCTATTTCAAATCCTATATATCTTATTATTAATCAGTGGTCTGTTATCCGCTCGCTTCCTAAAAAAAGTAAAAACTAACCAGGCTTACTTCTATTTATATCGACCCATGAAGGGGTTAATGGTCTTACCTCTTTTATTAATACCGCTCTTTCTTATATTTTTTGACCAGGTTTTTGTTCTATTCCACCAAGTTTTATTCAATAATGATGCTTGGCTCTTTGATCCCAAGCTTGACCCAGTGATTGAAATCTTGCCAGAGACATTCTTTTTGGCTTGCTTTATTTTAGTGGTGGTTCTGGTTGAAGGAGCCTTTTATTATTTTTATCGTTTAGGAAAAACTAGTCTCGAAAAGTAGGCTGGTTTTTATTTTTCCTTTAAATATTAAATAGGCTTTTTTTCTAGTCTTTGCTATACTTATTGGTAAGAAAAATCATGAAACAATCATAGAGTTTATATAGGAAGGCGTGTTGAAAATGACTCGTGTGTGGAATTTCTCTGCCGGACCGGCAACTTTACCCTTGGAAGTATTGGAAAATGTTCAGGAGAACTTAGTTGATTATCATGGTCAAGGCTTATCCGTTTTGGAAATGAGTCACCGATCAGACTCTTTTCAAGAGATCATTGAAGGAGCAGAAGCTTTAATTCGCGAATTATTAGCTGTCCCTTCCAATTATCAAGTGTTATTTATGCAAGGTGGTGCAACCTTGCAATTTTCAGCACTTCCATTAAACTTATTAAAAAACGGTAAAGCGGCTTACCTTATTGGTGGTAGCTGGGGTGAGAAGGCCTATAAAGAAGCTAAAAAATTAACCGGTAAGGCTACTATTCTAGCCTCTTCTAAAGACGATCAATACCAAAAATTACCCGTCTTAACCGATTTTAATTCCAGTGACTATGATTACATTCATATCACCAGTAACAATACTATTGAGGGAACCCAATTCCGAACTTATCCTGATCCGAAAAGCTCAAACTTAGTCGCTGATATGTCATCGGACTTCCTTAGCCACCCCGTGGATGTTTCTCAATTTGCTTTGATTTATGCGGGGGCGCAAAAGAATGTTGGACCAGCTGGTGTCAGTGTAGTGATTATCCGTGATGATTTATTAGAGGATAATGGTCAAGTAATTCCAACTTATTTAGATTATAAAACCCATGCCAGCAAGCATTCCTTATACAACACCCCACCAACCTTCGCTATTTATGTGATGCGTTTAGTTCTGGAATGGATTAAAAATCAGGGGGGCTTAGCCGCTATTGACCAAATCAATCAAAGAAAAGCCGCTAAACTCTACCAAGCCATTGATCAATCAGAAATCTTTGTTAACCCGGTTCTTCCATCAGATCGCTCACTCATGAATATTCCTTTTACCAGTCAAGATGCTGATATCGACCAAGAATTTATCCAAGCAGCCAAGGAGAAGGGATTTATTAATTTGAAAGGTCATCGTTCTGTAGGTGGGATGCGCGCAAGCATCTATAATGCCTTCCCTGAAGCGGGTGTGGATGCCTTAGTCCAATTCATGAAGGATTTTGAAAGTGAGGTTAAACATGAAAAAAATTAATACTTTAGATAACATCGCTGAAACCGGGCTTAATTATTTACGTAAGCAAGGCTACTTAATTAATAATGACCAAGAGCCGGACGCTCTTATTTTACGCAGTAGCGATATTCATAACTACAACTTTTCGTCTCAACTAAAAGCAATCGGGCGTTCAGGTGTGGGGGTAAATAATATTCCTGTTGATGAATGTAGTGAAAAGGGGATTGTTGTCTTTAATGCACCGGGGGCCAATGCCAACTCGGTTAAGGAACTGGTTATTGCTATGATGATTAATCTCTCTCGCAATGTCTTTCAAGCAGAGCATTGGATCAACCGCTTAGATGGGGAAGATGTCCACAAGCAAGTTGAAGCCGGAAAGAAGATGTTCCGTGGTCAAGAGCTAATGGGCAAGACCTTAGGAGTTATTGGCCTAGGTAATGTCGGCGCTCGGGTCGCTAATGCGGGAATTGAACTAGGTATGGATGTCATTGGCTATGATAACTATATTTCAGTGAAAAATGCTTGGCAAATTAACCAAAAAGTGTCTTATTGTGATGATGTGAAAGATATTTTCCAACAATCCGACTACATTACCATCCACACCCCCTATACCGAAGAAACCCACCATTTAATTGGCTTTGAAAACCTCTCTCTGGTTAAAACAGGAACGATTATTCTTAACTATTCACGTCAAGAAACCGTTGATCCCCAAGCCATGCTTACCTTCTTAGAAAATGGCATGGTGAAATACTTTGCTAGTGATTTCTATTTTGAAGAATTGGCAGGTAGGGAGGACTTTATTATGACTCCTCACTTAGGAGCAAGCACCGAACAATCTGAAGAAAAGTGTGCCTTGATGGTGGCCCAAGAAGTAAATCAGTACCTGGAAAGTGGCGAAATCAAAAATTCTGTCAACTTCCCCAATGTGGAAATGACCTTCAATGCGCCATTACGTCTGTCCATTATTAATGAAAACATTCCTAATATGGTGGCTGGGATATCTCGTTACCTAGCAGATGAAGATATTAACATCGAAAAAATTATCAATAAGAGTCGAGGAAATTATGCTTACACCTTAGTCGATGTGAGTGGGGATGATCTTTTAAGCAAAGTCAATACCTTTATGGAAGATGTTAGAAGTGTTAAAGGGATTAAAAAGATTCGTATGATTCAAAATCCTCATAATAAATAATGACTAGCTGTCCTGATGAGACGAAATGGTTTTTTCCTTGAGTCCCTATGATTATTATGTTACTATT
This genomic interval carries:
- the serC gene encoding 3-phosphoserine/phosphohydroxythreonine transaminase, with protein sequence MTRVWNFSAGPATLPLEVLENVQENLVDYHGQGLSVLEMSHRSDSFQEIIEGAEALIRELLAVPSNYQVLFMQGGATLQFSALPLNLLKNGKAAYLIGGSWGEKAYKEAKKLTGKATILASSKDDQYQKLPVLTDFNSSDYDYIHITSNNTIEGTQFRTYPDPKSSNLVADMSSDFLSHPVDVSQFALIYAGAQKNVGPAGVSVVIIRDDLLEDNGQVIPTYLDYKTHASKHSLYNTPPTFAIYVMRLVLEWIKNQGGLAAIDQINQRKAAKLYQAIDQSEIFVNPVLPSDRSLMNIPFTSQDADIDQEFIQAAKEKGFINLKGHRSVGGMRASIYNAFPEAGVDALVQFMKDFESEVKHEKN
- a CDS encoding 3-phosphoglycerate dehydrogenase family protein, whose amino-acid sequence is MKKINTLDNIAETGLNYLRKQGYLINNDQEPDALILRSSDIHNYNFSSQLKAIGRSGVGVNNIPVDECSEKGIVVFNAPGANANSVKELVIAMMINLSRNVFQAEHWINRLDGEDVHKQVEAGKKMFRGQELMGKTLGVIGLGNVGARVANAGIELGMDVIGYDNYISVKNAWQINQKVSYCDDVKDIFQQSDYITIHTPYTEETHHLIGFENLSLVKTGTIILNYSRQETVDPQAMLTFLENGMVKYFASDFYFEELAGREDFIMTPHLGASTEQSEEKCALMVAQEVNQYLESGEIKNSVNFPNVEMTFNAPLRLSIINENIPNMVAGISRYLADEDINIEKIINKSRGNYAYTLVDVSGDDLLSKVNTFMEDVRSVKGIKKIRMIQNPHNK
- the eno gene encoding phosphopyruvate hydratase yields the protein MSLITNIHAREILDSRGNPTVEVELYTELGAFGRGLVPSGASTGEHEAVELRDGDKDRYEGKGVLKAVENVNTVIAEAIVGMEVTDQVGIDEAMIALDGTKNKGKLGANAILGVSLAAAHAAADELDVPLYNYLGGFNAHVLPTPMMNIVNGGSHSDAPIAFQEFMIVPAGAPSFREALRWGAETFHALKGILKGRGLETSVGDEGGFAPRFEGTEDALQTIIDAIEAAGRKAGEDIFIALDCASSEFYIDGKYDYTKFEGEGAAVRSAAEQVEYIEELVNKYPIISVEDGMDENDWEGFKLLTERIGDKVQLVGDDLYVTNTDYLKRGIEEGIANSILIKVNQIGTLTETFNAIEMAKRANYTAVVSHRSGETEDATIADIAVATNAGQIKTGSLSRTDRMAKYNQLLRIEDQLGETAEYQGIHAFYNLSK
- a CDS encoding YutD family protein, which encodes MSQTEDRQAWIEQRKSDNYIFADVIQQADDRYLINGQAFQVVKDAEAGIDKQELANRYMDILDSYDYVVGDWSFQQLRLKGFYEDKLPHTSIDQQISFLDDYLYEYCSFGCDYFVLKHLRSEEEINERNRQLKSKRNNQNSKRKKRRNSRHNNQGNNHKKASKKQTKTVGKRFSVKKKNSSRKANAVKVTDKKTFKIRKK
- a CDS encoding HAD-IIA family hydrolase — protein: MRKAKKIKGLLIDLDGTVYRGKSSIKGAKAFIEKLITSQMPFLFLTNNSMRSHQEVQAFLEKEHHILVDPERVYSSVDALVYALEDAYHQVDHQQAAYIIGSEILKKSVSDLGFELRTNIDQQIDLVVVGLNQSVFYDQLAQAAIAVQRGADFYLTNPDIQFPDERGFVPGAGSLGRMISEVSRTRPMVCGKPEKLIMSGALAKLGLQADEVAMLGDNLTTDILAANRMDMPAILIETGVHHKEDLEDFSAKPDYIVKDYEELGKLWQEISDFT
- a CDS encoding TIGR01906 family membrane protein, which produces MARNIRFYLGLSSLVLFILCGAITFTIWFTPLYYLSAYLEDVNQVVDLSWLEIFQDYHRIIAYLNFPWIEHLSLQHFPMSPKGIFHFYEVKRLFQILYILLLISGLLSARFLKKVKTNQAYFYLYRPMKGLMVLPLLLIPLFLIFFDQVFVLFHQVLFNNDAWLFDPKLDPVIEILPETFFLACFILVVVLVEGAFYYFYRLGKTSLEK